In one window of Echeneis naucrates chromosome 17, fEcheNa1.1, whole genome shotgun sequence DNA:
- the wnt3a gene encoding protein Wnt-3a isoform X2 — translation MGTQPILCGSIPGLVPKQLRFCRNYVEIMPSVAEGVKIGIQECQHQFRGRRWNCTTINDNLAIFGPVLDKATRESAFVHAIASAGVAFAVTRACAEGSATICGCDTRHKGPPGEGWKWGGCSEDVEFGSMVSREFADARENRPDARSAMNRHNNEAGRMSLSDNMFLKCKCHGLSGSCEVKTCWWSQPDFRVIGDYMKDKYDSASEMVVEKHKESRGWVETLRPKYNYFKPPTERDLVYYEGSPNFCDPNPETGSFGTRDRICNLTSHGIDGCDLLCCGRGHNTRTEKRKEKCHCIFHWCCYVSCQECVRVYDVHTCK, via the exons ATGGGTACCCAGCCTATTCTGTGTGGCAGCATCCCAGGTCTGGTGCCCAAACAGCTGCGCTTCTGTCGGAACTATGTGGAAATCATGCCCAGCGTGGCCGAAGGGGTGAAGATTGGCATCCAGGAGTGCCAGCACCAGTTCAGAGGCCGACGCTGGAACTGCACAACCATCAATGACAATCTGGCCATTTTTGGGCCAGTGTTAGACAAAG CCACTCGCGAGTCAGCATTTGTTCATGCCATTGCCTCGGCTGGAGTGGCATTTGCGGTGACCCGTGCCTGTGCTGAAGGTTCAGCCACTATCTGCGGGTGTGACACACGCCACAAAGGCCCCCCTGGTGAGGGATGGAAGTGGGGTGGTTGTAGCGAGGATGTAGAGTTTGGGAGCATGGTGTCACGGGAGTTTGCTGATGCGAGGGAGAATCGCCCCGACGCACGCTCAGCAATGAACCGCCATAACAACGAGGCGGGAAGAATG TCCCTCAGTGACAACATGTTCCTGAAGTGTAAGTGCCATGGTCTTTCTGGAAGCTGTGAAGTAAAAACATGCTGGTGGTCTCAGCCTGATTTCCGAGTTATTGGTGACTACATGAAGGATAAGTATGACAGTGCATCCGAGATGGTTGTGGAGAAACATAAGGAATCCCGCGGATGGGTGGAGACCCTGAGACCCAAGTACAACTACTTCAAGCCCCCCACAGAGCGGGACCTGGTATATTATGAAGGCTCACCTAACTTCTGTGATCCTAATCCTGAGACTGGCTCCTTTGGAACCCGAGATCGCATCTGCAACCTGACATCCCACGGCATAGATGGATGTGACCTTCTGTGCTGCGGAAGAGGTCACAACACCCGGActgagaagaggaaggagaagtgCCACTGTATTTTCCACTGGTGCTGCTACGTCAGCTGTCAAGAGTGTGTCAGAGTCTACGATGTGCATACCTGCAAATAG
- the wnt3a gene encoding protein Wnt-3a isoform X1, whose amino-acid sequence MFCETLRMIYLGCFLTLCGITHVMASYPIWWSLAVGHQYSSMGTQPILCGSIPGLVPKQLRFCRNYVEIMPSVAEGVKIGIQECQHQFRGRRWNCTTINDNLAIFGPVLDKATRESAFVHAIASAGVAFAVTRACAEGSATICGCDTRHKGPPGEGWKWGGCSEDVEFGSMVSREFADARENRPDARSAMNRHNNEAGRMSLSDNMFLKCKCHGLSGSCEVKTCWWSQPDFRVIGDYMKDKYDSASEMVVEKHKESRGWVETLRPKYNYFKPPTERDLVYYEGSPNFCDPNPETGSFGTRDRICNLTSHGIDGCDLLCCGRGHNTRTEKRKEKCHCIFHWCCYVSCQECVRVYDVHTCK is encoded by the exons ATGTTTTGCGAAACTTTAAGGATGATATACCTTGGATGTTTCCTGACGCTCTGTGGGATCACGCATGTCATGGCAAGTTATCCCATCTGGTG GTCCCTCGCCGTGGGGCACCAGTACTCGTCAATGGGTACCCAGCCTATTCTGTGTGGCAGCATCCCAGGTCTGGTGCCCAAACAGCTGCGCTTCTGTCGGAACTATGTGGAAATCATGCCCAGCGTGGCCGAAGGGGTGAAGATTGGCATCCAGGAGTGCCAGCACCAGTTCAGAGGCCGACGCTGGAACTGCACAACCATCAATGACAATCTGGCCATTTTTGGGCCAGTGTTAGACAAAG CCACTCGCGAGTCAGCATTTGTTCATGCCATTGCCTCGGCTGGAGTGGCATTTGCGGTGACCCGTGCCTGTGCTGAAGGTTCAGCCACTATCTGCGGGTGTGACACACGCCACAAAGGCCCCCCTGGTGAGGGATGGAAGTGGGGTGGTTGTAGCGAGGATGTAGAGTTTGGGAGCATGGTGTCACGGGAGTTTGCTGATGCGAGGGAGAATCGCCCCGACGCACGCTCAGCAATGAACCGCCATAACAACGAGGCGGGAAGAATG TCCCTCAGTGACAACATGTTCCTGAAGTGTAAGTGCCATGGTCTTTCTGGAAGCTGTGAAGTAAAAACATGCTGGTGGTCTCAGCCTGATTTCCGAGTTATTGGTGACTACATGAAGGATAAGTATGACAGTGCATCCGAGATGGTTGTGGAGAAACATAAGGAATCCCGCGGATGGGTGGAGACCCTGAGACCCAAGTACAACTACTTCAAGCCCCCCACAGAGCGGGACCTGGTATATTATGAAGGCTCACCTAACTTCTGTGATCCTAATCCTGAGACTGGCTCCTTTGGAACCCGAGATCGCATCTGCAACCTGACATCCCACGGCATAGATGGATGTGACCTTCTGTGCTGCGGAAGAGGTCACAACACCCGGActgagaagaggaaggagaagtgCCACTGTATTTTCCACTGGTGCTGCTACGTCAGCTGTCAAGAGTGTGTCAGAGTCTACGATGTGCATACCTGCAAATAG